A genomic segment from Rhodospirillum centenum SW encodes:
- a CDS encoding DUF2218 domain-containing protein — MREMMMMKAFAMGGRAGRCGLPGRRFAHGFGDGDGPRGGGHRGGGRPGGGHGEGGPGDGPWGGSWGGHRGGRHGGGRRGRLLDQGDPRLLALHLLSEKPRHGYELIRAMSDLLGGAYSPSPGMMYPTLSLLEDLGYVARDESEGGRKPYTLTPAGALFLEENRPLVETALQRARSVRDRHRGIPEVEAAMDGLKRALAGRLSRPSLTAQEIAAAAAALNAAAAAIEALPTTAPEDTAMVRATATIATANAARYLTQLCKHWSHRFDVRFDETTGDIPFGDGNSCALTATPEGLGITVTAQDAATLERLQEVVIDHLRRFAFREELGTPDWRAVD; from the coding sequence ATGAGGGAGATGATGATGATGAAGGCTTTTGCGATGGGCGGCCGGGCGGGTCGCTGCGGCCTGCCCGGCCGCCGTTTCGCCCACGGCTTCGGCGATGGCGACGGACCCCGCGGGGGCGGGCATCGGGGGGGCGGGCGCCCTGGCGGCGGACATGGCGAGGGCGGACCCGGTGACGGTCCCTGGGGCGGGTCCTGGGGCGGGCACCGTGGCGGCCGGCATGGCGGCGGCCGGCGCGGCCGGCTGCTGGACCAGGGCGACCCGCGCCTGCTGGCGCTGCACCTGCTGTCGGAGAAGCCGCGCCACGGCTATGAGCTGATCCGCGCCATGTCGGACCTGCTGGGCGGCGCCTACAGCCCCAGCCCCGGCATGATGTACCCGACCCTGAGCCTGCTGGAGGATCTGGGCTATGTCGCCCGTGACGAGAGCGAGGGCGGCCGCAAGCCCTACACCCTGACCCCGGCCGGCGCGCTGTTCCTGGAGGAGAACCGCCCGCTGGTGGAAACGGCGCTGCAGCGTGCCCGCAGCGTCCGCGACCGCCACCGCGGCATCCCGGAGGTGGAGGCGGCCATGGACGGGCTGAAGCGCGCCCTGGCCGGCCGCCTGTCCCGCCCGTCGCTGACGGCGCAGGAGATCGCCGCCGCCGCCGCCGCCCTGAACGCCGCCGCCGCGGCGATCGAGGCCCTGCCGACGACCGCCCCGGAGGACACCGCCATGGTCCGCGCCACGGCCACCATCGCGACGGCCAATGCCGCGCGCTACCTGACCCAGCTCTGCAAGCACTGGAGCCACCGCTTCGACGTCCGCTTCGACGAGACGACCGGCGACATCCCCTTCGGCGACGGCAACAGCTGCGCGCTGACCGCCACGCCCGAAGGGCTGGGGATCACGGTCACGGCCCAGGATGCGGCCACGCTGGAACGGCTCCAGGAGGTGGTGATCGACCATCTCCGGCGCTTCGCCTTCCGCGAGGAGCTGGGCACGCCGGACTGGCGCGCCGTGGACTGA
- a CDS encoding TIGR04283 family arsenosugar biosynthesis glycosyltransferase, with product MPPAPPLPPAPAPPALSVVIPALDAAAALPATLDALSGWPGAEIVVVDGGSADGTAALAAARGCRVLTAARGRGIQLAAGARAATGDWLLFLHADTVPAPGWTDAVMAFLARPDAGARAGWFRFVLDAAEPQARRLERLVAWRCRVLALPYGDQGLLLSRRLYGTVGGYRPLPLMEDVDLVRRLGRRRLVPLGAAAVTSAARWRRDGWWRRSARNLGCLALWHLGVPPRLIARVYG from the coding sequence ATGCCGCCCGCCCCGCCCCTTCCCCCGGCCCCGGCGCCCCCCGCCCTTTCGGTGGTGATCCCGGCGCTGGACGCCGCCGCCGCCCTGCCGGCCACGCTGGACGCCCTGTCCGGCTGGCCGGGGGCGGAGATCGTCGTCGTGGACGGCGGTTCGGCGGACGGCACGGCGGCGCTGGCCGCCGCCCGCGGGTGCCGGGTCCTGACGGCAGCGCGGGGACGCGGCATCCAGCTTGCGGCCGGGGCGCGGGCGGCGACAGGCGACTGGCTGCTGTTCCTGCACGCCGACACGGTGCCCGCCCCCGGCTGGACCGATGCCGTCATGGCCTTCCTGGCCCGGCCGGACGCCGGCGCCCGCGCCGGCTGGTTCCGCTTCGTCCTGGACGCGGCGGAGCCCCAGGCCCGCCGGCTGGAGCGGCTGGTGGCGTGGCGCTGCCGGGTGCTGGCCCTGCCCTACGGCGACCAGGGGCTGCTGCTGTCCCGCCGCCTGTACGGGACGGTCGGCGGCTACCGGCCGCTGCCGCTGATGGAGGATGTGGATCTGGTACGCCGGCTGGGCCGGCGGCGGCTGGTGCCGCTGGGGGCGGCGGCCGTCACCTCGGCCGCGCGCTGGCGGCGCGACGGCTGGTGGCGCCGCTCCGCCCGCAATCTGGGCTGCCTCGCCCTCTGGCACCTGGGCGTGCCGCCCCGGCTGATCGCGCGGGTGTACGGATGA
- the moaB gene encoding molybdenum cofactor biosynthesis protein B, producing the protein MARIDESRPFLPVNIAVLTVSDSRDLADDRSGDTLVERLTGAGHRLAGRALVKDDVRAIVDVLRGWIADPAVDVVISTGGTGLTGRDVTPEAFESLFEKRIDGFGELFRQLSYDQIGTSTMQSRAVGGVAGGTYLFALPGSPGACRDGWDLILKWQLDSRHRPCNLVELMPRLQEHPG; encoded by the coding sequence ATGGCCCGCATCGACGAAAGCCGTCCCTTCCTGCCGGTCAACATCGCCGTGCTGACCGTCTCCGACAGCCGCGACCTCGCCGACGACCGCTCCGGCGACACGCTGGTGGAGCGGCTGACCGGGGCCGGCCACCGGCTGGCCGGCCGTGCGCTGGTGAAGGATGACGTGCGGGCGATCGTGGACGTGCTGCGCGGCTGGATCGCCGACCCGGCGGTGGATGTCGTGATCTCCACCGGCGGCACCGGGCTGACCGGCCGCGACGTGACGCCGGAGGCGTTCGAGAGCCTGTTCGAGAAGCGCATCGACGGCTTCGGGGAGCTGTTCCGCCAGCTCAGCTACGACCAGATCGGCACCAGCACGATGCAGAGCCGGGCCGTCGGCGGGGTCGCCGGCGGCACCTATCTGTTCGCCCTGCCGGGCAGCCCCGGCGCCTGCCGCGACGGCTGGGACCTGATCCTGAAATGGCAGCTCGACAGCCGCCACCGCCCCTGCAACCTGGTGGAGCTGATGCCCCGGTTGCAGGAGCATCCGGGCTAG
- the gltB gene encoding glutamate synthase large subunit, translated as MTDDIRNAGEIFARDYARNRALLETEGQIDTAEHDACGVGFIAALDGAPRRAVVERAIDALRALWHRGAVDADGKTGDGAGIHVQVPQSFFREHVGRTGHPEPAGLIAVGQVFLPRTDLEAQERCRSIVETEILKWGYTIYGWRQVPINIGVIGEKANASRPEIEQIMIGTPKPVAAGSKEADQLERDLYIIRRRIEKAVIAEQVVGFYICSLSARSIIYKGMFLAEQLTAFYPDLLDPRFESNFAIYHQRYSTNTFPTWWLAQPFRTLAHNGEINTLKGNVNWMKAHETRMDNEILGPHVEDVKPVIPAGGSDSAALDSVFELLVKAGRSAPMAKTMLVPEAWSHTETMPKEHQDLYSYVNAVMEPWDGPAALAIYDGRWVMGGMDRNGLRPMRYVVTGDGLLIAGSEAGMVKVNEPTVVEKGRLGPGQMIAVDLAEGRLYKDREIKDKLAAQRPYGTWVKNITVLDDLVKQAPVEPAELSKEELRRRQTTYGVTLEDLETILHPMVEDAKEAIGSMGDDGPLAVLSEKYRGLHHYFRQNFSQVTNPPIDSLRERRVMTLRTRLGNLGNILEEDASQTRLLQLDSPVLTTAEFRAMRGYMGDTAAEVDCTFDAKGGETALRDALRRVRQEAEDAVRGGATHVILTDERMGPARAAIPMILATGAVHTHLIRQQLRTFTSLNVRSGECLDTHYFAVLIGVGATTVNAYVAQEGIADRHRRGLFGELTLEQCLQRYKQAVNDGLLKIMSKMGISVISSYRGGLNFEAVGLSRSLVADFFPGMVSRISGIGLIGIQEEVLEQHKVAWDEEVVALPVGGFYKFRKGGDRHAWEGGLIHTLQTAVATDSYSTFKKYSEGIHKRPPLALRDLLDFKPSQGAVPLDEVESITSLRKRLVTPGMSLGALSPEAHGTLNVAMNRIGAKSDSGEGGEDPARFKPDRNGDNWNSAIKQVASGRFGVTAEYLNQCREIEIKVAQGAKPGEGGQLPGFKVTELIARLRHSTPGVTLISPPPHHDIYSIEDLAQLIYDLKQINPDAKVCVKLVARSGIGTVAAGVAKAGADVILVSGHNGGTGASPQTSIKFAGVPWEMGLSEVQQVLVLNRLRHRVVLRTDGGLKTGRDIVMAAMLGAEEFGIGTAALVAMGCIMVRQCHSNTCPVGVCVQDETLRQKFTGTPEKVVNLFSFIAEEVREILASLGFRSLNEVIGRTDLLHQVSRGAAHLDDLDLNPLLAQADPGEYARYCTLVGRNEVPDTLDAQMIKDARALFEDGEKTQLQYNVQNTHRAIGTRLSAMITRKFGMTGLQPGHATVRLRGSAGQSLGAFAVQGLKIEVFGDANDYVGKGLSGGTIVVRPLTASPLKSNENTIIGNTVLYGATAGKLFAAGQAGERFAVRNSGAVVVVEGCGSNGCEYMTGGTAVILGRVGDNFAAGMTGGMAFVYDEEGGFPKSVNGDSVIYQRLQVSYYESLLKELIEEHVAETGSRWASRLLNDWELVRGRFWQVVPKEMLNRLKVPVVPPQALSAE; from the coding sequence ATGACCGACGACATCCGCAACGCCGGTGAGATCTTCGCGCGCGACTATGCGCGGAACCGAGCCCTGCTGGAGACGGAAGGGCAGATCGACACGGCCGAGCACGACGCCTGCGGCGTCGGCTTCATCGCCGCCCTGGACGGCGCCCCCCGCCGCGCCGTGGTGGAGCGCGCCATCGACGCGCTGCGCGCACTCTGGCACCGCGGCGCGGTGGATGCCGACGGCAAGACCGGCGACGGGGCCGGCATCCATGTCCAGGTGCCGCAGTCCTTCTTCCGCGAGCATGTCGGCCGCACCGGCCATCCCGAGCCGGCGGGCCTGATCGCGGTCGGGCAGGTGTTCCTGCCGCGCACCGACCTGGAGGCGCAGGAGCGCTGCCGCTCCATCGTCGAGACCGAGATCCTGAAGTGGGGCTACACCATCTATGGCTGGCGCCAGGTCCCCATCAACATCGGGGTGATCGGGGAGAAGGCGAACGCCTCCCGGCCGGAGATCGAGCAGATCATGATCGGCACGCCGAAGCCGGTCGCCGCCGGCAGCAAGGAGGCCGACCAGCTCGAACGCGACCTCTACATCATCCGCCGCCGCATCGAGAAGGCGGTGATCGCGGAGCAGGTGGTCGGCTTCTACATCTGCTCGCTGTCCGCCCGCTCGATCATCTACAAGGGCATGTTCCTGGCGGAACAGCTCACCGCCTTCTATCCGGACCTGCTGGACCCGCGCTTCGAGTCCAACTTCGCCATCTACCACCAGCGCTATTCGACCAACACCTTCCCGACCTGGTGGCTGGCGCAGCCCTTCCGCACCCTCGCCCACAACGGCGAGATCAACACGCTGAAGGGCAACGTCAACTGGATGAAGGCGCACGAGACGCGGATGGACAACGAGATCCTCGGCCCGCATGTCGAGGACGTGAAGCCCGTCATCCCGGCCGGCGGCTCCGACAGCGCCGCCCTCGATTCCGTGTTCGAGCTGCTGGTCAAGGCCGGCCGCTCCGCCCCCATGGCGAAGACCATGCTGGTGCCGGAGGCGTGGTCGCACACCGAGACCATGCCGAAGGAGCACCAGGACCTCTACAGCTACGTCAACGCGGTGATGGAGCCGTGGGACGGCCCCGCGGCGCTGGCCATCTATGACGGCCGCTGGGTCATGGGCGGCATGGACCGCAACGGCCTGCGCCCGATGCGCTACGTCGTCACCGGCGACGGGCTGCTGATCGCCGGCTCCGAAGCGGGCATGGTCAAGGTCAACGAGCCGACGGTGGTGGAGAAGGGCCGGCTGGGGCCGGGCCAGATGATCGCCGTCGATCTGGCCGAGGGCCGGCTCTACAAGGACCGGGAGATCAAGGACAAGCTGGCGGCGCAGCGTCCCTACGGCACCTGGGTGAAGAACATCACCGTGCTGGACGATCTGGTGAAGCAGGCCCCCGTGGAGCCCGCGGAGCTGAGCAAGGAGGAGCTGCGCCGGCGCCAGACCACCTACGGCGTCACCCTGGAGGATCTGGAGACGATCCTGCACCCGATGGTGGAGGACGCCAAGGAAGCCATCGGCTCCATGGGCGACGACGGCCCGCTGGCCGTGCTGTCGGAGAAGTACCGCGGCCTGCACCATTACTTCCGGCAGAATTTCAGCCAGGTGACGAACCCGCCGATCGACAGCCTGCGCGAGCGCCGGGTCATGACCCTGCGCACCCGGCTGGGCAATCTGGGCAACATCCTGGAGGAGGATGCGAGCCAGACCCGCCTGCTCCAGCTCGACAGCCCGGTGCTGACCACGGCCGAATTCCGCGCCATGCGCGGCTACATGGGCGACACCGCGGCGGAGGTGGACTGCACCTTCGACGCCAAGGGCGGCGAGACGGCCCTGCGCGACGCCCTGCGCCGCGTCCGCCAGGAGGCGGAGGATGCGGTGCGCGGCGGCGCCACCCATGTCATCCTGACCGACGAGCGCATGGGGCCGGCGCGCGCCGCCATCCCCATGATCCTGGCGACCGGCGCCGTCCACACCCACCTGATCCGGCAGCAGCTCCGCACCTTCACCTCGCTGAACGTGCGCTCGGGCGAGTGCCTGGACACCCATTACTTCGCCGTGCTGATCGGCGTCGGCGCCACCACGGTGAACGCCTATGTCGCGCAGGAGGGCATCGCCGACCGGCACCGCCGCGGCCTGTTCGGGGAGCTGACCCTGGAGCAGTGCCTGCAACGCTACAAGCAGGCGGTGAACGACGGCCTGCTGAAGATCATGTCCAAGATGGGCATCTCGGTCATCAGCAGCTACCGCGGCGGCCTGAACTTCGAGGCGGTCGGCCTGTCGCGCAGCCTGGTCGCGGACTTCTTCCCCGGCATGGTCAGCCGCATCAGCGGCATCGGCCTGATCGGCATCCAGGAGGAGGTGCTGGAACAGCACAAGGTCGCCTGGGACGAGGAGGTCGTGGCCCTGCCGGTCGGCGGCTTCTACAAGTTCCGCAAGGGGGGGGACCGCCACGCCTGGGAGGGCGGGCTGATCCACACCCTGCAGACCGCCGTCGCCACCGACAGCTATTCCACCTTCAAGAAGTACTCCGAAGGCATCCACAAGCGCCCGCCGCTGGCCCTGCGCGACCTGCTGGACTTCAAGCCGTCGCAGGGCGCCGTGCCGCTGGACGAGGTGGAGAGCATCACCAGCCTGCGCAAGCGGCTGGTCACGCCGGGCATGTCGCTGGGGGCGCTCAGCCCCGAGGCGCACGGCACCCTGAACGTCGCCATGAACCGGATCGGCGCCAAGTCCGATTCCGGCGAGGGCGGCGAGGACCCGGCGCGCTTCAAGCCCGACCGCAACGGCGACAACTGGAACAGCGCCATCAAGCAGGTCGCCTCGGGCCGCTTCGGCGTCACGGCCGAGTATCTGAACCAGTGCCGCGAGATCGAGATCAAGGTCGCGCAAGGGGCGAAGCCCGGCGAGGGCGGCCAGCTTCCCGGCTTCAAGGTGACGGAGCTGATCGCCCGGCTGCGCCATTCCACCCCGGGCGTCACCCTGATCAGCCCGCCGCCGCACCATGACATCTACTCCATCGAGGATCTGGCGCAGCTCATCTACGACCTGAAGCAGATCAACCCCGACGCCAAGGTCTGCGTGAAGCTGGTCGCCCGCTCGGGCATCGGCACCGTGGCCGCCGGCGTCGCCAAGGCCGGCGCCGACGTGATCCTGGTCTCCGGCCACAACGGCGGCACCGGCGCCTCGCCGCAGACCTCCATCAAGTTCGCCGGCGTGCCGTGGGAGATGGGCCTGTCGGAGGTGCAGCAGGTGCTGGTGCTGAACCGGCTGCGCCACCGCGTCGTGCTGCGCACCGACGGCGGGCTGAAGACCGGCCGCGACATCGTGATGGCCGCCATGCTGGGGGCGGAGGAGTTCGGCATCGGCACCGCCGCCCTGGTCGCCATGGGCTGCATCATGGTGCGCCAGTGCCACTCCAACACCTGCCCGGTCGGTGTCTGCGTGCAGGACGAGACGCTGCGGCAGAAGTTCACCGGCACGCCGGAGAAGGTCGTCAACCTGTTCAGCTTCATCGCCGAGGAGGTGCGCGAGATCCTGGCCTCGCTGGGCTTCCGCAGCCTGAACGAGGTGATCGGCCGGACCGACCTGCTGCATCAGGTCAGCCGCGGCGCCGCCCATCTGGACGATCTGGACCTCAACCCGCTGCTGGCCCAGGCGGACCCGGGCGAATACGCCCGCTACTGCACCCTGGTCGGCCGCAACGAGGTGCCGGACACGCTGGACGCCCAGATGATCAAGGACGCCCGCGCGCTGTTCGAGGACGGCGAGAAGACCCAGCTCCAGTACAATGTGCAGAACACGCACCGGGCGATCGGCACGCGGCTCAGCGCCATGATCACCCGCAAGTTCGGCATGACCGGACTGCAGCCGGGCCACGCCACGGTGCGGCTGCGCGGCTCGGCCGGGCAGTCGCTGGGCGCCTTCGCCGTGCAGGGGCTGAAGATCGAGGTGTTCGGCGACGCCAACGACTATGTCGGCAAGGGCCTGTCGGGCGGCACCATCGTCGTCCGGCCGCTGACCGCCAGCCCGCTGAAGTCGAACGAGAACACCATCATCGGCAACACGGTGCTGTACGGCGCCACGGCGGGCAAGCTGTTCGCCGCGGGGCAGGCGGGTGAGCGCTTCGCCGTCCGCAATTCCGGCGCCGTCGTGGTGGTGGAGGGCTGCGGCTCCAACGGCTGCGAGTACATGACCGGCGGCACCGCCGTGATCCTGGGCCGGGTCGGCGACAACTTCGCCGCCGGCATGACCGGGGGCATGGCCTTCGTCTATGACGAGGAGGGCGGCTTTCCGAAGTCGGTCAACGGCGACAGCGTGATCTACCAGCGCCTCCAGGTCTCCTACTACGAGTCCCTGCTGAAGGAACTGATCGAGGAGCATGTGGCCGAGACGGGCAGCCGCTGGGCCAGCCGCCTGCTGAACGACTGGGAGCTGGTGCGCGGCCGCTTCTGGCAGGTGGTGCCGAAGGAGATGCTGAACCGGCTCAAGGTCCCCGTCGTCCCGCCCCAGGCGCTGAGCGCCGAATAG
- a CDS encoding TIGR04282 family arsenosugar biosynthesis glycosyltransferase: MRPRVVVLAKAPRLGRVKRRLARGVGEAEALRIYRACLAATLRRLGRDPRWDCVLAVAPDRALTGWPRPCQTRPWQTRPQGHGDLGERMLRGLAGGPGGRRRGPAVLVGGDIPEITAAAVAGALARLRRADAVFGPSEDGGYWLIGFRRPPRRTDLLAGVRWSSPQALADSRERLARAGLTTELADPLADLDDRESLRRWRRTARSRP, from the coding sequence ATGAGGCCGCGGGTCGTCGTGCTGGCGAAGGCGCCGCGCCTGGGCCGGGTGAAACGCCGGCTGGCCCGCGGCGTCGGGGAGGCGGAGGCGCTGCGGATCTACCGCGCCTGTCTGGCCGCGACGCTGCGCCGGCTGGGCCGCGACCCGCGCTGGGACTGCGTGCTGGCGGTGGCGCCCGACCGGGCGCTGACCGGCTGGCCGCGGCCCTGCCAGACGCGGCCCTGGCAGACACGGCCGCAGGGGCACGGCGACCTGGGCGAGCGCATGCTGCGCGGGCTCGCGGGCGGTCCCGGCGGACGCAGGCGGGGGCCGGCGGTGCTGGTGGGCGGCGACATCCCGGAGATCACGGCGGCGGCCGTGGCCGGGGCGCTGGCCCGGCTGCGGCGGGCGGACGCCGTGTTCGGCCCGTCCGAGGACGGCGGCTACTGGCTGATCGGCTTCCGCCGCCCGCCGCGGCGCACCGACCTGCTGGCCGGGGTGCGCTGGTCGAGCCCGCAGGCCCTGGCCGACAGCCGGGAACGGCTGGCACGGGCGGGCCTGACCACGGAACTGGCCGATCCCCTGGCCGACCTGGACGACCGGGAGTCCCTGCGCCGCTGGCGGCGGACGGCGCGGTCGAGACCCTAG
- a CDS encoding SEL1-like repeat protein: MRRSLAVLICTLLAATPALPARAETVAKPSGPAKPVPPARPAAAKPQKPQAAKPAPAKPQKPQAAKASNRTAAAKAAGKPAAKTLAKKRTARAAPAAAATAAALAAAGARPLPANADPALLTLEARASAGESAAQLELADRLSSGSLEGEADLPRALYWYEKAAAAGEADACWSLAALNRGGLGLPVDMDGALDWYVKAAELGHAEAMYDLGLLFAEGAAVDRDPALAAQWFELAADAGVERARFMLGILYEQGVDGAPDLETAAAWYAQAAAEGDSTAMAALKRLADGGRNVEVAAALPALSPAAAGTGDEGDSGPRPLDRAGVAEVQRRLKALGYPMGRADGLTGPRTEAAIRAFQKDRRLTVDGRATAALLEQIRAADGTRS, from the coding sequence ATGCGCCGGAGTCTGGCCGTTCTGATCTGCACCCTGCTGGCCGCCACCCCCGCCCTGCCCGCCCGGGCGGAGACAGTGGCGAAACCGTCCGGTCCCGCCAAGCCCGTCCCGCCGGCCAGACCGGCCGCGGCGAAGCCGCAGAAGCCCCAGGCCGCGAAGCCGGCCCCGGCGAAGCCGCAGAAGCCCCAGGCCGCGAAAGCGTCGAACAGGACCGCGGCCGCCAAGGCGGCCGGAAAACCGGCGGCGAAGACCCTGGCGAAGAAGCGCACCGCCCGGGCCGCACCGGCGGCGGCGGCGACCGCCGCGGCCCTGGCCGCCGCGGGGGCCCGGCCGCTCCCTGCCAATGCCGACCCTGCCCTGCTGACCCTGGAGGCGCGCGCCAGCGCCGGAGAGTCGGCGGCGCAGCTCGAACTGGCGGACCGGCTCTCCTCCGGCTCGCTGGAGGGCGAGGCGGACCTGCCGCGCGCGCTCTACTGGTACGAGAAGGCCGCCGCGGCCGGAGAGGCGGACGCCTGCTGGTCGCTGGCGGCGCTGAACCGCGGCGGGCTGGGCCTGCCGGTGGACATGGACGGGGCGCTGGACTGGTACGTGAAGGCGGCCGAGCTGGGCCATGCCGAGGCGATGTACGATCTGGGCCTGCTGTTCGCCGAAGGGGCCGCGGTGGACCGCGACCCGGCACTGGCGGCGCAGTGGTTCGAGCTGGCGGCCGACGCCGGCGTGGAGCGGGCGCGGTTCATGCTCGGCATCCTGTACGAACAGGGGGTGGACGGCGCCCCCGACCTGGAGACGGCCGCCGCCTGGTACGCCCAGGCCGCCGCCGAGGGCGACAGCACCGCGATGGCCGCGCTGAAGCGGCTGGCCGACGGCGGCCGCAATGTCGAGGTCGCGGCGGCCCTGCCGGCGCTGTCCCCCGCCGCGGCCGGAACCGGGGATGAGGGCGACAGCGGCCCGCGGCCCCTGGACCGCGCCGGGGTGGCGGAGGTGCAGCGCCGGCTCAAGGCCCTGGGCTATCCGATGGGCCGGGCGGACGGGCTGACCGGACCGCGCACCGAAGCGGCCATCCGGGCCTTCCAGAAGGACCGCCGGCTGACGGTGGACGGCCGCGCCACGGCGGCCCTGCTGGAGCAGATCCGGGCCGCGGACGGTACCCGCTCCTGA
- the ftsE gene encoding cell division ATP-binding protein FtsE, translating to MVRFENVGLRYGTGPEVLRDISFELAAGSFHFLTGPTGAGKSSLLKLLTLSERPSRGLVSLFGQQLSTLPRGTLPELRRRIGVVFQDFRLLDHMTVFDNVALPLRIAGTGDRRIQEAVTDLLAWVGLGDRMHLLPPVLSGGQKQLVAIARAVVTSPQLIVADEPTGNIDREMSHKIMRLFIEMNKLGTTVVVATHDMYLVDRLQKPVLELYEGKLAEASWWLSPDRAGRPAPEAAPSGPAVAPSDPQDTLRDPLF from the coding sequence TTGGTCCGGTTCGAGAATGTGGGCCTGCGCTACGGGACGGGGCCCGAGGTGCTGCGCGACATCAGCTTCGAGCTGGCGGCGGGCTCCTTCCATTTCCTGACCGGCCCCACCGGGGCCGGCAAGTCCAGCCTTCTGAAGCTGCTGACCCTGTCCGAGCGGCCGTCGCGCGGGCTGGTCAGCCTGTTCGGGCAGCAGCTTTCCACGCTGCCGCGCGGCACCCTGCCGGAGCTGCGCCGGCGCATCGGGGTGGTTTTCCAGGACTTCCGCCTGCTCGACCACATGACCGTGTTCGACAACGTGGCGCTGCCGCTGCGCATCGCCGGCACCGGCGACCGCCGCATCCAGGAGGCGGTGACGGACCTGCTGGCCTGGGTCGGGCTGGGCGACCGCATGCACCTGCTGCCGCCGGTGCTGTCGGGCGGCCAGAAGCAGCTTGTCGCCATCGCGCGCGCCGTCGTCACCAGCCCCCAGCTCATCGTCGCGGACGAGCCGACCGGCAACATCGACCGCGAGATGTCGCACAAGATCATGCGGCTGTTCATCGAGATGAACAAGCTGGGCACCACGGTCGTCGTCGCCACCCACGACATGTACCTGGTGGACCGCCTGCAGAAGCCGGTGCTGGAACTCTATGAGGGCAAGCTGGCGGAGGCGTCGTGGTGGCTGTCGCCCGACCGCGCCGGCCGGCCCGCGCCGGAGGCGGCGCCGTCCGGACCCGCCGTTGCACCGTCCGACCCGCAGGACACCCTGCGGGACCCGTTGTTCTGA